The following coding sequences are from one Streptomyces sp. V3I7 window:
- a CDS encoding SCO7613 C-terminal domain-containing membrane protein, whose protein sequence is MPMEPPECPDCGTPLGAPPLTRCVRCRLPLAGPDAFALWQVTTELSALDARRQWLVRRHGELLAALRARRDAPAGAQTVAPAGETGGAVGGSAREVSAPSARTALLVIGGVLVVMAALAFTLVSWGRLGIGGRAAVLLALTVCALALPRPLRQRQLTATAEASAAVGLALVVLDAYAARQAGLGGLDRAGTAGYWAVVTALTAAGAALYGWWQRLRLPLPAGFLMARLPGLLATAALGGGAQDYATAMIATAAVDFAVLYALTAHSATEPAAFRDRLGGERATATLVLGVRAVAGGWALLGGALAVGHALGASSPGEVVRAWVPLGLLTLLGGALCRGLRAAPFALRAVGESVAVVAVIVAVGAGMRCVTPSGWAVAGYAGTAALIAVWSAVSCARGGRWPKTANGGRPAPPTGAAAAVGELAAASTVLLLAGVVVLPDLAHALVRPAAHGMVLWYDGQPSPWNWQLAAAPLVVLWLVASVLAAMAVLRARTVDDRHTDRWANGLRDAAALAAVPALFLLPVALGLPYAGVLATVAAASVILVVDVVRRPGAALGPRLVTLTATGTLALLWSPADRTAVLAVWGTAAASSAVLAHVLSAPSAPPTGHAAARVAGAVAVLALGVEAAASGVTAGLPWRVTAFAVLAVAVLAACAAAAWHRIPGRDQVSTAVEGAGYAPVATALALTIPHPGALSLALAITGVAGLGIALRPDRRRAALAGTTLLIASSWVRLALADVTAPEAYTLPVTAAALVIGHRRRSRIPGTGSWPAYGAGLTASMLPSLVATWSDGNWVRPLLLGAAALLVTLVGVRADLQAPLIVGGGVLILAGLHELAPTVAQVLGLLPRWVPLAAAGLLLLALGATYEKRLDEARRLRDTVRGMG, encoded by the coding sequence ATGCCCATGGAACCACCGGAATGCCCGGACTGCGGAACGCCCCTGGGGGCGCCTCCACTCACCAGGTGCGTCCGTTGCCGACTGCCGCTGGCCGGGCCGGACGCCTTCGCGTTGTGGCAGGTCACCACAGAGCTGAGCGCGCTGGACGCACGCAGGCAGTGGCTGGTGCGGCGGCACGGCGAGTTGCTGGCCGCGCTGCGAGCACGCCGGGACGCGCCTGCGGGCGCGCAGACGGTCGCCCCCGCGGGCGAGACCGGCGGCGCGGTGGGCGGTTCGGCGCGGGAGGTCTCCGCGCCGTCGGCCCGGACCGCGCTGCTGGTCATCGGCGGAGTGCTGGTGGTCATGGCCGCGCTCGCGTTCACCCTGGTGAGCTGGGGGCGGCTGGGCATCGGCGGGCGGGCCGCCGTTCTGCTCGCGCTGACCGTGTGCGCGCTCGCACTGCCCCGTCCGCTGCGGCAGCGGCAGCTCACGGCCACCGCCGAGGCTTCGGCGGCGGTGGGCCTCGCCCTGGTGGTCCTGGACGCGTACGCCGCCCGGCAGGCCGGACTCGGGGGCCTGGACCGCGCTGGTACGGCGGGTTACTGGGCGGTGGTCACCGCGCTGACCGCGGCGGGGGCCGCGCTCTACGGCTGGTGGCAGCGGCTCCGGCTCCCGCTGCCCGCAGGATTCCTGATGGCCCGTCTGCCAGGTCTCCTGGCCACCGCGGCCTTGGGCGGGGGCGCCCAGGACTACGCGACCGCCATGATCGCCACAGCCGCGGTGGACTTCGCGGTCCTGTACGCCCTCACGGCACACTCCGCCACCGAACCCGCCGCGTTCCGCGACCGGTTGGGCGGCGAACGAGCCACCGCCACCCTGGTCCTGGGGGTCCGGGCGGTCGCCGGCGGATGGGCGCTGCTGGGTGGGGCGCTCGCGGTGGGGCACGCGCTGGGCGCCTCGTCGCCGGGCGAGGTGGTACGGGCCTGGGTGCCGCTGGGTCTGCTGACGCTGCTGGGCGGGGCGCTGTGCCGTGGCCTGCGTGCGGCGCCGTTCGCGTTGCGCGCCGTCGGCGAGTCGGTGGCCGTCGTGGCCGTGATCGTGGCCGTCGGCGCCGGCATGCGGTGCGTCACGCCTTCGGGGTGGGCGGTGGCCGGGTACGCGGGTACGGCCGCGCTCATCGCGGTGTGGTCGGCGGTGTCCTGTGCGCGGGGCGGCCGGTGGCCGAAGACCGCGAACGGTGGGCGACCGGCACCACCGACCGGAGCCGCGGCTGCGGTGGGCGAGCTGGCCGCCGCCTCAACCGTGCTGCTGCTGGCCGGAGTTGTCGTTCTGCCGGACCTGGCACACGCCCTCGTCCGGCCCGCCGCTCACGGCATGGTGCTCTGGTACGACGGTCAACCGTCGCCCTGGAACTGGCAACTCGCGGCCGCACCACTGGTCGTGCTCTGGCTGGTCGCCTCCGTCCTGGCCGCCATGGCCGTGCTGCGCGCCCGCACCGTCGATGACCGGCACACGGACCGGTGGGCGAACGGGCTGCGCGACGCAGCCGCGTTGGCCGCCGTACCCGCGCTGTTCCTGCTGCCGGTGGCACTGGGGCTGCCGTACGCGGGGGTGCTGGCGACCGTCGCCGCGGCGTCCGTGATCCTCGTGGTGGACGTCGTACGCCGGCCGGGGGCAGCACTCGGGCCGCGGCTTGTGACGCTGACCGCCACCGGCACTCTGGCCCTGCTGTGGTCTCCGGCCGACCGGACCGCCGTACTCGCGGTGTGGGGGACCGCCGCCGCGTCGAGTGCCGTACTCGCCCATGTCCTCTCGGCGCCGTCCGCCCCGCCCACCGGGCACGCGGCGGCACGCGTGGCGGGTGCGGTCGCCGTCCTCGCCCTGGGCGTCGAGGCGGCCGCGTCCGGAGTCACCGCGGGCCTGCCCTGGCGGGTCACCGCGTTCGCGGTGCTCGCGGTGGCCGTCCTCGCCGCCTGCGCCGCGGCGGCGTGGCACCGGATCCCGGGGCGCGATCAGGTCTCCACCGCCGTCGAGGGCGCCGGGTACGCGCCGGTCGCGACCGCCCTCGCGTTGACGATCCCTCACCCCGGCGCGCTGAGCCTCGCCCTCGCCATCACCGGCGTCGCGGGACTGGGCATCGCGTTGCGCCCGGACCGCCGCCGCGCCGCACTCGCCGGAACGACGCTGCTCATCGCCTCGTCCTGGGTGCGCCTCGCCCTGGCGGACGTCACCGCACCCGAGGCCTACACGCTCCCGGTCACGGCTGCGGCACTGGTCATCGGTCACCGACGCCGTTCGCGCATCCCGGGCACGGGCTCCTGGCCCGCCTACGGGGCGGGGCTGACGGCGAGCATGCTCCCCAGCCTCGTCGCCACGTGGAGCGACGGGAACTGGGTGCGCCCGCTGCTCCTGGGCGCGGCCGCCCTGCTCGTCACCCTCGTCGGGGTACGCGCAGATCTGCAAGCACCGCTGATCGTCGGCGGCGGCGTCCTGATCCTGGCCGGACTGCACGAACTCGCCCCGACCGTGGCCCAGGTGCTCGGCCTCCTCCCCCGCTGGGTGCCCCTGGCCGCGGCCGGCCTGCTCCTGCTGGCACTCGGAGCCACCTACGAGAAACGTCTCGACGAAGCCCGACGCCTGCGTGACACGGTGCGCGGCATGGGGTGA
- a CDS encoding UbiA family prenyltransferase, translating to MPSSPGTGDYRAYVSVHPSGALPHTTHRVPALLRSCHPEPAVAVTVFVTCLAVVAGRGVTGTVAVAVAVLSGQLSIGWCNDAADAQRDMTCGRGDKPVGTGEIPRWAAFGAAGTALGLCVPLSLLSGVAAGAAHLGGVAAGWTYNLRLKHTALSPLPYAVGFGSLPPFVTLGLHPSSWPAWWAVTAGALLGVGAHLVNVLPDIEDDLATGVRGLPHRLGPRACRWLAPFIMLTAVGVLVAGPSGAVGVTGWTLAAAASVAVGGTAVPYQAGSRWPFRAAILVAGIAVAQLLLRGADMT from the coding sequence ATGCCTTCCTCGCCCGGGACGGGCGATTACCGTGCGTACGTGTCCGTCCACCCGTCTGGGGCTCTGCCGCACACGACACACCGTGTCCCGGCGTTGCTGCGCTCCTGTCATCCGGAGCCGGCGGTCGCCGTGACCGTGTTCGTGACGTGCCTTGCCGTGGTGGCGGGCCGGGGCGTGACCGGGACCGTGGCGGTGGCCGTGGCCGTGCTCTCCGGTCAGCTCTCGATCGGCTGGTGCAACGACGCGGCCGACGCCCAGCGAGACATGACCTGCGGGCGCGGCGACAAGCCGGTGGGAACCGGCGAGATCCCGCGCTGGGCGGCATTCGGCGCGGCCGGAACGGCCTTGGGCTTGTGCGTACCGCTGTCTCTGCTGAGCGGGGTCGCCGCGGGAGCGGCACATCTGGGGGGCGTGGCCGCCGGCTGGACGTACAACCTGCGGCTGAAGCACACGGCGCTGTCCCCGCTGCCCTACGCCGTGGGCTTCGGCTCGCTGCCCCCCTTCGTCACGCTCGGCCTGCATCCGTCGTCCTGGCCCGCCTGGTGGGCGGTGACCGCGGGGGCCCTTCTGGGCGTCGGAGCTCATCTGGTGAACGTCCTTCCCGACATCGAGGACGATCTCGCGACCGGTGTCCGCGGTCTGCCTCACCGGCTGGGGCCCCGAGCCTGCCGGTGGCTGGCCCCGTTCATCATGCTGACGGCCGTGGGCGTGCTCGTCGCAGGACCGTCCGGGGCGGTCGGAGTCACGGGCTGGACACTGGCGGCGGCCGCATCGGTCGCGGTAGGGGGTACGGCGGTGCCGTATCAGGCCGGCAGCCGGTGGCCGTTCCGGGCGGCGATCCTGGTGGCCGGGATCGCCGTGGCCCAGCTTCTGCTTCGCGGTGCGGACATGACGTGA
- a CDS encoding type III polyketide synthase, with protein sequence MRVPVIVEHAPSPPAAPHRTAAPPATATTVAAVRTRLPPHRYAQEDLTEPIGELCLAPGADRAVLRRLHASAGVRTRHLALPIEQYALLGDFGDSNDAWMTAALELGEEALTGALREAGLGPADVDLLVCASITGVAAPSLDARLAGRIGMRPDVKRLPVFGLGCVAGAAGLARVHDYLRGHPEDTAVLLTVELCSLTLQQGDASRANLVAGALFGDGAAALVARGGDCARGDTAGPFVVATRSCLFPGTEQLLGWDIGAGGFRVLIDAGVPGFVRDHFGRHVRAFLTEHGLTTDDIGTWVCHPGGPRVLSALADALGLPGNALDPSWRSLETVGNMSSVSVLHILQSIRESESRRPEPGTWGLMLAMGPGFCSELVLLRW encoded by the coding sequence ATGCGTGTCCCCGTGATCGTCGAGCATGCCCCTTCCCCGCCCGCCGCCCCGCACCGGACGGCCGCGCCCCCCGCCACGGCGACCACCGTCGCGGCTGTCCGCACCAGGCTGCCGCCGCACCGTTACGCCCAGGAGGACCTCACCGAGCCGATCGGCGAGCTGTGCCTGGCCCCGGGCGCGGACCGCGCCGTGCTGCGCCGCCTCCACGCGTCCGCCGGGGTGCGTACACGTCATCTCGCCCTGCCGATCGAGCAGTACGCCCTTCTCGGCGACTTCGGGGACAGCAACGACGCGTGGATGACGGCGGCCCTCGAACTCGGCGAGGAAGCACTCACCGGCGCGTTGCGCGAGGCGGGACTCGGACCGGCCGATGTCGACCTGCTGGTCTGCGCCTCCATCACCGGTGTCGCCGCTCCTTCGCTCGACGCCCGGCTGGCCGGACGCATCGGAATGCGGCCCGACGTCAAGAGACTTCCCGTGTTCGGCCTCGGCTGTGTCGCGGGCGCCGCCGGCCTCGCCCGGGTGCACGACTACCTTCGCGGACACCCCGAGGACACCGCCGTGCTGCTCACCGTCGAACTGTGCTCACTGACGCTCCAGCAGGGCGACGCCTCCCGGGCCAACCTCGTCGCCGGTGCCCTGTTCGGCGACGGCGCGGCGGCGCTCGTCGCACGGGGCGGTGACTGCGCCCGAGGGGACACGGCCGGGCCCTTCGTGGTCGCCACGCGCAGCTGCCTGTTCCCGGGCACCGAACAGCTCCTGGGCTGGGACATCGGCGCAGGCGGATTCCGGGTCCTGATCGATGCCGGTGTCCCCGGCTTCGTCAGGGACCACTTCGGCCGGCACGTACGTGCCTTCCTGACCGAACACGGCCTGACCACCGACGACATCGGGACCTGGGTGTGCCACCCGGGAGGCCCCAGGGTCCTCTCCGCGCTGGCCGACGCCCTCGGCCTGCCCGGCAATGCCCTGGACCCCTCATGGCGCTCACTCGAAACGGTGGGGAACATGTCGTCCGTGTCCGTGCTGCACATCCTGCAGAGCATCCGGGAGTCCGAGTCCCGTCGTCCCGAGCCCGGCACGTGGGGGCTGATGCTGGCGATGGGCCCGGGATTCTGCTCCGAACTCGTCCTGTTGCGCTGGTGA
- a CDS encoding isoprenylcysteine carboxyl methyltransferase family protein: protein MPWYALVVLAVAAERVAELVVARRNAAWTFSRAGVEHGRDHYPVMVALHMALLACCLLEPALAGRPFLPVLGWPMLAFVVLAQALRWWCVTALGPYWNTRVIVVPGARLVGAGPYRFLRHPNYLAVVVEVAALPLAHCAWLTATVFTVANAVLLTVRVRCENAALAQAAPA from the coding sequence ATGCCGTGGTACGCGCTTGTCGTCCTCGCAGTAGCCGCCGAACGCGTCGCCGAACTCGTCGTGGCACGGCGCAACGCGGCGTGGACCTTCTCCCGCGCCGGAGTGGAGCACGGCCGTGACCACTACCCCGTCATGGTCGCCCTGCACATGGCTCTGCTCGCCTGCTGCCTGCTCGAACCCGCGCTCGCCGGCCGGCCGTTCCTGCCGGTTCTGGGGTGGCCCATGCTGGCGTTCGTCGTCCTGGCCCAGGCCCTGCGCTGGTGGTGCGTGACCGCACTCGGCCCGTACTGGAACACCCGGGTCATCGTCGTTCCCGGAGCGCGGCTGGTCGGCGCCGGGCCCTACCGTTTCCTGCGCCACCCCAACTACCTCGCGGTCGTCGTGGAGGTCGCCGCGCTGCCCTTGGCGCACTGCGCATGGTTGACCGCCACGGTGTTCACCGTGGCCAACGCGGTGCTGCTCACCGTCCGGGTGCGCTGCGAGAACGCGGCCCTCGCCCAAGCGGCACCCGCGTGA
- a CDS encoding NAD(P)/FAD-dependent oxidoreductase — MSGGGHDLLIAGGGPAGLATALHAARAGLDTVIAEPRRAPVDKACGEGLMPGAVRSLAALGLEVPGHPIAGIRYVQGHRQVQAAFRDGPGTGARRTDLHGILHRAVLAAGVPVLPLRVEQVRQDATGVTIPGTGLRARWLVAADGLHSPVRRCLGLEVKTRGVPRYGLRRHYAVPPWSPYVEVHWGTHTEAYVTPLGPRLVGIAVLTTRRAPFATHLEHFPELAGRLPSQAAVTAVRGAGPLRQRVRARAHGRVLLVGDAAGYIDALTGEGLALALTGAEALVTNLCRGTPSRYETDWANATRRHRLLTELLVRARQQPVLAPHIMPTAARLPRLFRAAVNALA; from the coding sequence GTGAGCGGCGGCGGCCACGACCTGCTGATCGCCGGCGGCGGACCCGCCGGTCTCGCCACCGCCCTGCACGCTGCGCGCGCCGGTCTCGACACCGTCATCGCCGAGCCGCGCCGGGCGCCGGTCGACAAGGCGTGCGGGGAGGGTCTGATGCCCGGTGCCGTCCGCTCTCTCGCCGCCCTGGGGCTGGAGGTCCCCGGCCACCCGATCGCCGGCATCCGCTATGTACAGGGCCACCGCCAGGTCCAGGCCGCCTTCCGCGACGGCCCCGGCACCGGTGCGCGCCGCACCGACCTGCACGGCATCCTGCACCGGGCCGTGCTGGCGGCCGGGGTGCCCGTACTGCCCCTGCGGGTGGAGCAGGTACGGCAGGACGCCACCGGCGTGACCATTCCCGGGACGGGGCTGCGCGCCCGGTGGCTGGTCGCCGCGGACGGCCTGCACTCACCCGTGCGCCGCTGCCTGGGCCTGGAGGTGAAGACCCGGGGCGTACCTCGTTACGGGCTGCGCCGGCACTACGCGGTGCCCCCGTGGTCGCCGTATGTGGAGGTGCACTGGGGAACGCACACGGAGGCGTACGTCACCCCGCTCGGGCCCCGGCTCGTCGGCATCGCCGTGCTGACGACCCGGCGAGCCCCCTTCGCCACCCATCTCGAGCACTTCCCCGAGCTGGCCGGCCGCCTCCCCTCGCAAGCGGCCGTCACCGCGGTGCGGGGCGCCGGTCCGCTGCGTCAGAGAGTCCGCGCCCGAGCGCACGGGAGGGTACTGCTCGTCGGCGACGCGGCCGGTTACATCGACGCGCTGACCGGTGAGGGCCTCGCCCTCGCCCTGACCGGCGCCGAAGCCCTGGTCACCAACCTGTGTCGTGGCACGCCCAGCCGGTACGAAACCGACTGGGCGAACGCGACCCGCCGACATCGGCTCCTGACCGAACTGCTGGTAAGAGCCCGTCAGCAGCCCGTGCTCGCCCCGCACATCATGCCCACCGCAGCACGCCTGCCACGCCTGTTCAGGGCAGCCGTCAACGCGTTGGCCTGA
- a CDS encoding UTRA domain-containing protein — MRTGATVAALLARHFVFYDNDQPTQMSTSCVRWSDVAGTPVADPINEPWPGGTRAQMASLGIRISQITESFTAGMPTELEAATLRIGTGVPVLRYTRKHIADTGRVIEVAHPIVRRGDTTIVDFRIDLDD; from the coding sequence GTGAGGACGGGGGCGACTGTAGCGGCGCTGCTCGCGCGGCACTTCGTGTTCTACGACAACGACCAGCCCACCCAGATGAGCACGTCCTGCGTGCGCTGGTCCGACGTCGCCGGGACACCGGTAGCCGACCCCATCAACGAGCCCTGGCCGGGCGGCACCAGGGCGCAGATGGCCAGCCTCGGCATCCGCATCAGCCAGATCACGGAGTCGTTCACCGCGGGCATGCCGACCGAGCTGGAGGCGGCGACGCTCCGCATAGGCACCGGCGTCCCCGTCCTGCGGTACACCCGCAAACACATCGCCGACACCGGCCGCGTCATCGAGGTCGCGCACCCGATCGTCCGCCGCGGCGACACCACGATCGTCGACTTCCGTATCGACCTGGACGACTGA